A region of Alteromonadaceae bacterium 2753L.S.0a.02 DNA encodes the following proteins:
- a CDS encoding ATP-dependent RNA helicase DeaD, with the protein MSEHIEGENPSFAELNLPANLLKTLQHLGYERPSPIQAATIPALLDGKDVIGMAQTGTGKTAAFALPILANLKPRRSKPQALVLCPTRELALQVAEAFQAYAAKISNFHVLPIYGGQDMRTQLRGLQRGVQVIVGTPGRLLDHLDRRSLDLSELQTLVLDEADEMLRMGFNEDVEAILDKTPGKHQIALFSATMPPPIRRVADTYLHDPIEIKIETAVTTNENIEQFYWLVAGTNKLDALTRILEVEDFDGMIVFVRTKTATVDLAEKLNARGFSAAPLNGDMNQTLRQRTVDQLKGGQLDMIIATDVAARGLDVERVSHVLNYDIPYDDEAYVHRIGRTGRAGRKGKAILFVAPRERRMLRSIEKTTRQKITEMKLPSRVDLIHRRTQEFKNSVAQSLTMENKSFFQRIVAEMCHEQETSAEDVAAALAFLLQKDRPLLPPKDKTSQEPTPNAEQPDNTPKKKANNTQSIPNLGNAESLRDYPEIVMERFRLDVGHNHNVTPREIVGAIANEADIDSCYIGQIKIYESYSTVDLPAGMPNDLYQSLKKTRVKHRAINLERVANPDKPNNEPPKARKPRKRKAAPKQNNRDTPRNRRN; encoded by the coding sequence ATGTCAGAACACATTGAGGGGGAAAACCCCAGCTTTGCCGAACTAAACCTTCCTGCAAATCTGCTAAAAACTTTGCAGCATCTCGGCTACGAGCGCCCGTCACCCATACAGGCGGCAACCATCCCTGCCCTACTAGACGGTAAAGATGTGATCGGAATGGCACAAACTGGCACGGGAAAAACAGCCGCCTTTGCACTCCCCATTTTGGCAAACCTCAAACCGCGTCGCAGCAAACCCCAGGCGTTAGTTCTTTGTCCCACACGAGAATTGGCCTTGCAGGTTGCCGAGGCATTTCAAGCCTATGCCGCGAAAATATCCAATTTCCATGTATTGCCCATATACGGTGGTCAGGATATGCGCACCCAGTTGCGCGGCCTGCAGCGCGGCGTTCAGGTGATTGTGGGCACACCGGGCCGACTTCTCGATCACCTCGATCGCCGCAGCCTCGATCTCAGCGAATTGCAAACCCTAGTGCTGGATGAAGCCGATGAGATGCTACGTATGGGCTTCAACGAAGATGTGGAGGCGATTCTCGATAAAACGCCGGGTAAACATCAAATCGCCTTATTCTCTGCCACTATGCCGCCGCCAATTCGACGCGTGGCCGACACCTACCTGCATGACCCCATCGAGATCAAAATCGAAACGGCGGTTACTACCAACGAAAATATCGAACAGTTCTACTGGCTGGTTGCGGGCACCAACAAACTGGACGCACTCACGCGCATTCTCGAAGTGGAAGATTTTGACGGGATGATTGTTTTTGTGCGAACCAAAACGGCGACCGTTGATCTGGCAGAGAAGCTGAACGCCCGGGGTTTTTCTGCGGCTCCCCTAAATGGCGATATGAACCAAACCTTGCGACAACGCACCGTTGATCAACTAAAAGGTGGTCAGCTCGATATGATAATCGCCACCGATGTCGCCGCACGGGGCCTGGATGTGGAACGTGTCAGTCACGTGCTTAACTACGATATTCCCTACGATGATGAAGCCTACGTTCACCGTATTGGTCGAACCGGCCGTGCAGGTCGCAAAGGCAAAGCCATTCTCTTTGTGGCCCCTCGTGAACGTCGCATGCTGCGCAGTATCGAAAAAACCACGCGACAAAAAATCACAGAAATGAAGTTGCCGTCGCGCGTCGACTTAATTCATCGCCGTACTCAGGAATTCAAAAATTCCGTCGCACAATCGCTCACGATGGAAAATAAATCGTTCTTCCAGCGCATAGTGGCGGAGATGTGTCATGAACAGGAAACCAGTGCTGAAGATGTAGCTGCGGCACTCGCCTTTTTGTTGCAAAAAGACCGCCCCCTTCTGCCACCAAAAGACAAAACCAGCCAGGAACCAACACCCAACGCAGAACAACCCGACAACACTCCGAAAAAGAAAGCAAATAACACGCAAAGCATTCCTAACCTAGGCAATGCAGAATCGTTACGCGATTATCCTGAAATAGTGATGGAACGCTTTCGCCTGGACGTGGGCCACAATCACAATGTCACTCCCCGAGAAATCGTCGGCGCTATCGCCAACGAAGCCGATATCGATAGTTGTTATATCGGCCAGATTAAAATATACGAGTCTTACAGCACGGTAGATTTACCCGCAGGCATGCCTAACGATTTATATCAATCGCTGAAAAAAACACGCGTCAAACACCGCGCCATTAACCTGGAGCGAGTCGCTAACCCAGACAAGCCCAACAACGAGCCACCCAAAGCGCGTAAACCACGTAAAAGAAAGGCCGCACCCAAACAAAACAATCGGGATACACCTCGAAATCGCCGCAACTAA
- a CDS encoding MoxR-like ATPase, producing the protein MTDDNNSSADASSASAKIQQLRDRINSQLIGQAAVVDQVLIALLSNGHVLVEGVPGLGKTLLVRLMAECFEGEFKRIQFTPDLMPADITGHVLFDMNESKFRVRKGPVFTNLLLADEINRAPAKTQAALLEVMQERQITLEGSAKPLPKPFMVMATQNPIEQEGTYPLPEAQLDRFLIKILIDYPDHADEVILTRQITTGNISDSDAVSKQESIITPQEIFELQKLVSNIVVDDQVLDYAVRLVRATRETTSLMRGAGSRACIALVRCARANAILRGANFVLPDDVKTMAYPVLRHRVSLSAEMEIDGFSVDQVLQKIMNAVDAPRL; encoded by the coding sequence ATGACCGATGACAATAATTCCTCTGCTGATGCTTCCAGTGCAAGTGCGAAAATTCAGCAACTTCGCGATCGAATCAATAGCCAACTCATCGGCCAGGCAGCGGTTGTCGATCAGGTACTCATTGCGCTTCTTTCAAATGGGCACGTGTTGGTCGAAGGCGTTCCAGGCTTGGGTAAAACCTTGCTAGTGCGATTGATGGCAGAGTGTTTCGAGGGCGAGTTCAAGCGCATTCAATTTACACCAGATTTAATGCCCGCAGACATCACCGGGCATGTGCTTTTCGATATGAACGAGAGTAAATTCAGAGTTCGAAAAGGGCCGGTATTCACCAACTTGTTACTGGCCGATGAAATTAATCGTGCGCCCGCAAAAACCCAGGCGGCTTTGTTAGAAGTAATGCAGGAGCGCCAGATTACCCTGGAAGGCAGCGCCAAGCCATTGCCCAAGCCCTTTATGGTGATGGCCACGCAAAACCCGATCGAGCAGGAAGGTACTTATCCCTTACCCGAAGCGCAGTTGGATCGTTTCTTAATAAAAATACTCATCGATTACCCTGACCATGCCGATGAGGTAATTCTTACGCGGCAAATCACCACGGGTAATATCAGTGACAGCGACGCTGTTTCCAAACAGGAATCTATCATCACGCCCCAAGAAATCTTCGAACTGCAAAAACTGGTCTCTAATATTGTGGTGGACGATCAGGTGCTAGACTATGCGGTGCGATTGGTGCGTGCCACCCGAGAGACTACATCGCTTATGCGCGGCGCGGGCTCGCGTGCTTGTATTGCACTGGTACGCTGTGCTCGGGCCAATGCCATATTACGCGGTGCTAATTTTGTACTGCCAGACGACGTTAAAACCATGGCTTACCCAGTGTTACGCCATCGTGTGTCACTTTCAGCAGAAATGGAGATCGACGGTTTTTCTGTAGACCAGGTTCTACAAAAAATAATGAATGCTGTGGACGCTCCCCGTCTATGA